The genome window CTACGAAAACGATAAATTCTTTGTCTTTGATGTCCAAGTTGAAGTCTTCAACTGAGTAGTGTTCGCTGTTTGGATATTTTTTGTAAATATTTTTAAGATTTAATTCTACCATGATGGTACTCCTTTGATTTTTATAGTTCTATTGTAAATGAAAACGTTTTACAAATCTATGGCAAGTCTCACAAAAAAGAAAAAGAGTTTTGTGCAAGTTGCACAAAACTCTCGATTGATTCCGTTTAAATTACATCTTGCAAGACTAAATGGTAGCAAAGAGCCAGATCTGTCAGATTTTTCAACTGAAGACCCGTTAGCTCTTCCCACTTATCAATCTTGTATTGGAGCGAATTACGATGGAGATAGAGTTGCTGGGCCGCCTTAGTTACGACTGCCCCAGTTTCCCAAAGAGCGACAATGATGTCTTGCAATTGATCTTGACTTTCAATCAACTGATGCAAGCGTTCTTTGATCGGGGTAAGATCCAGACCTGCCTGCTCGATCCCCCACAGATAGAGTTGAGAAAAGCGATAGACGCCTTGGTGTCCTTCTCGGATCCAAGCTCGAAAAACCGCCTGTTCGGTTCGGATAACCGGAGACACTTTTCCTTCTTTTGACTCGGTCCATACTTGCCCGACCAGGATAGATAAACGAATAGTAAAGTCATACTCCATGGCAGAGACGGTATCTTTTAAGATATCGGCCACAGGCAAAGACTGGTCTTGGTCCAGAATGAGCACGTAGTCCTGTCCACTCAGTTGCAAGGTTGCTCGGAAGTTGGGCAAGAGTGTCTGCATCATCTCTAACCAAGAAGCCATCCCTTCCGCTGTTGAGTGCGAGAGGTGGCAATAGACAAGCTGCATTTTTTTGATGACCTGAGGGGCTTCTCCCTTTCCATCGATCAGGTATTGGTACCAAGGATTGGGGGCAACCTCTTCTTCACCGCCCAACCAGGAAATCAATTGTTTTTCTCGCTCGGTTAACTCTTCTTCCTTCAGTAGCAGCCATTGATGAGCCTGAAGGGGTATCGCTACATAACCAGCTGGTGGATGGGCTTGATCCGTCACCTCTGCATGAGGAAACCACTCTCTGATATTTTTCACTGCTTTCTTCCTTCTTCTACTTGCTGGATGCACCAGTTGATCAATTCTTCTAAACGAGCAAGCTCACCCGTCATATGAAGATAGCCCATGACGGCTTCAAAGCCTGTCGACATACGATAAGTCACGACATCCGCATTTTTGGCCTTGGTATGGCTATTGGTATTGCGACCGCGCTTGTAGATCTCCAACTCTTTTTCTGTCAGAATTTCTTGCTCCAGCATGCTTTCAATCAAGCTAGCCTGAGCTCTAGCAGAGACGTAGCGAGTTGCAGTCTGGTGAAGCTTATTGGGCTTGGTCATCCCTTGAAAAATTAGGTGCCTGCGAATATACATGGAATAGACCGCATCCCCTTCAAAGGCAAGGGCGATCCCATTGATTAGATTGACATCAATCACGTGTCCACCTTACACCTTCTTTTGTATCCAAGAGCTTGATTCCTTGCGCAGCCAATTCATCGCGAATCGCATCTGCTCGCGCAAAATCTTTCTTAGCCCGCGCTTCCTGACGTTCAGCGATCAAGGCTTCAATATCCGCATCCAAAACTTCTTCAACAAAGACCACTCCAAAGACTTCTAACATCTTTGCCAAGGCATCCTTAACGTCTTGATTGTAGTGACCTGAATTGATCCATTTAGCCAATTCAAAGACAACGGTGATCCCGTTCGCGGCATTGATATCCTCATCCATGGCCGCAATAAACTTGTCCACAAAGTTTTGTAAGTCTGCTGGATCCACTTCTCCGGCGAAAGGTTGCTCATAGGTATTTTTCAAATACTTAAGGTTGGTCTCCGCATCGCGCACCGCTTTTTCTGTGAAGTTAATGGGCTTGCGGTAGTGCTGGGTTGCAAAGAAGAAGCGAAGCACTTGGCCGTCGATAGTCTTCAATGCATCATGCACAGTGATAAAGTTGCCTAAAGACTTGGACATCTTGACATTATCAATATTGACAAAGCCATTGTGCATCCAGTAGTTGGCAAAAGTCTTGCCTGTTTTAGCTTCAGACTGGGCAATTTCATTAGTATGGTGTGGAAAC of Streptococcus sp. S5 contains these proteins:
- a CDS encoding helix-turn-helix domain-containing protein, with the translated sequence MKNIREWFPHAEVTDQAHPPAGYVAIPLQAHQWLLLKEEELTEREKQLISWLGGEEEVAPNPWYQYLIDGKGEAPQVIKKMQLVYCHLSHSTAEGMASWLEMMQTLLPNFRATLQLSGQDYVLILDQDQSLPVADILKDTVSAMEYDFTIRLSILVGQVWTESKEGKVSPVIRTEQAVFRAWIREGHQGVYRFSQLYLWGIEQAGLDLTPIKERLHQLIESQDQLQDIIVALWETGAVVTKAAQQLYLHRNSLQYKIDKWEELTGLQLKNLTDLALCYHLVLQDVI
- a CDS encoding Mini-ribonuclease 3 — protein: MIDVNLINGIALAFEGDAVYSMYIRRHLIFQGMTKPNKLHQTATRYVSARAQASLIESMLEQEILTEKELEIYKRGRNTNSHTKAKNADVVTYRMSTGFEAVMGYLHMTGELARLEELINWCIQQVEEGRKQ